In Arvicola amphibius chromosome 1, mArvAmp1.2, whole genome shotgun sequence, one DNA window encodes the following:
- the Casp7 gene encoding caspase-7 isoform X1, giving the protein MADDQNCVAELENVDSSSEDSVDAKPDRTSIISSIMRCFQIWRLTISRAFRRANKGLQPRYCCRPYTSSDSWAKADPLEHFRTRKKKVENVSPCPDKTTRVREPAYEYNMNFEKMGKCIIINNKNFDRITGMDVRNGTDKDAEALFKCFRSLGFDVVVYNDCSCAKMQELLRQASEEDHSNSACFACVLLSHGEENLIYGKDDKTPIKDLTDHFRGDRCKTLLEKPKLFFIQACRGTKLDDGVQADSGSINETETDANPQHKIPVEADFLFAYSTVPGYYSWRNPGKGSWFVQALCSILNEHGKKLEIMQILTRVNDMVARHFESQSDDPRFNEKKQIPCMVSMLTKELFFSRPLSIPSS; this is encoded by the exons atGGCAGATGACCAGAACTGTGTTGCAGAACTGGAAAATGTAGATTCTTCCAGTGAAGACTCAGTTGATGCTAAGCCAGACCGTACCAGCATTATCTCATCAATTATGCG TTGTTTCCAGATCTGGCGTCTCACCATTTCAAGGGCCTTTAGGCGGGCAAATAAAGGTCTTCAACCACGATACTGCTGCCGTCCGTATACCAGCTCGGACTCCTGGGCCAAAGCTGATCCTTTAGAACATTTCAG gacaaggaagaaaaaggtGGAAAATGTCTCTCCATGCCCAGACAAGACCACCCGGGTCCGAGAGCCCGCTTACGAGTACAACATGAATTTTGAAAAGATGGGAAAATGCATCATCATAAACAACAAGAACTTTGACAGAATAACAG GTATGGATGTCCGGAATGGGACAGACAAAGACGCGGAGGCCCTCTTCAAGTGCTTCCGAAGCCTGGGTTTTGACGTAGTCGTCTACAATGACTGCTCTTGTGCAAAGATGCAAGAGCTGCTCAGACAAG CCTCCGAGGAGGACCACAGCAACTCAGCGTGCTTCGCCTGCGTCCTGCTCAGCCATGGAGAAGAGAATCTAATTTACGGGAAAGACGATAAAACACCGATAAAGGATCTGACAGATCATTTTAGGGGTGATCGATGCAAAACCCTGCTAGAGAAACCCAAACTCTTCTTCATCCAG GCTTGCCGAGGGACAAAGCTGGACGATGGGGTTCAGGCCGACTCCGGGTCTATCAACGAAACCGAAACCGATGCCAACCCCCAGCACAAGATCCCGGTGGAAGCTGACTTTCTCTTCGCTTACTCCACAGTTCCAG GCTATTACTCATGGAGGAACCCAGGAAAAGGCTCCTGGTTTGTGCAGGCCCTCTGCTCCATCCTGAACGAGCATGGCAAAAAGCTGGAGATCATGCAGATACTGACCAGGGTGAATGACATGGTGGCCAGGCACTTCGAGTCCCAGAGTGATGATCCCCGCTTCAACGAGAAGAAGCAGATCCCCTGTATGGTCTCCATGCTCACCAAAGAACTCTTCTTCAGCCGGCCATTGAGCATCCCTTCCAGCTGA
- the Casp7 gene encoding caspase-7 isoform X2 has product MADDQNCVAELENVDSSSEDSVDAKPDRTSIISSIMRTRKKKVENVSPCPDKTTRVREPAYEYNMNFEKMGKCIIINNKNFDRITGMDVRNGTDKDAEALFKCFRSLGFDVVVYNDCSCAKMQELLRQASEEDHSNSACFACVLLSHGEENLIYGKDDKTPIKDLTDHFRGDRCKTLLEKPKLFFIQACRGTKLDDGVQADSGSINETETDANPQHKIPVEADFLFAYSTVPGYYSWRNPGKGSWFVQALCSILNEHGKKLEIMQILTRVNDMVARHFESQSDDPRFNEKKQIPCMVSMLTKELFFSRPLSIPSS; this is encoded by the exons atGGCAGATGACCAGAACTGTGTTGCAGAACTGGAAAATGTAGATTCTTCCAGTGAAGACTCAGTTGATGCTAAGCCAGACCGTACCAGCATTATCTCATCAATTATGCG gacaaggaagaaaaaggtGGAAAATGTCTCTCCATGCCCAGACAAGACCACCCGGGTCCGAGAGCCCGCTTACGAGTACAACATGAATTTTGAAAAGATGGGAAAATGCATCATCATAAACAACAAGAACTTTGACAGAATAACAG GTATGGATGTCCGGAATGGGACAGACAAAGACGCGGAGGCCCTCTTCAAGTGCTTCCGAAGCCTGGGTTTTGACGTAGTCGTCTACAATGACTGCTCTTGTGCAAAGATGCAAGAGCTGCTCAGACAAG CCTCCGAGGAGGACCACAGCAACTCAGCGTGCTTCGCCTGCGTCCTGCTCAGCCATGGAGAAGAGAATCTAATTTACGGGAAAGACGATAAAACACCGATAAAGGATCTGACAGATCATTTTAGGGGTGATCGATGCAAAACCCTGCTAGAGAAACCCAAACTCTTCTTCATCCAG GCTTGCCGAGGGACAAAGCTGGACGATGGGGTTCAGGCCGACTCCGGGTCTATCAACGAAACCGAAACCGATGCCAACCCCCAGCACAAGATCCCGGTGGAAGCTGACTTTCTCTTCGCTTACTCCACAGTTCCAG GCTATTACTCATGGAGGAACCCAGGAAAAGGCTCCTGGTTTGTGCAGGCCCTCTGCTCCATCCTGAACGAGCATGGCAAAAAGCTGGAGATCATGCAGATACTGACCAGGGTGAATGACATGGTGGCCAGGCACTTCGAGTCCCAGAGTGATGATCCCCGCTTCAACGAGAAGAAGCAGATCCCCTGTATGGTCTCCATGCTCACCAAAGAACTCTTCTTCAGCCGGCCATTGAGCATCCCTTCCAGCTGA